A DNA window from Chelativorans sp. AA-79 contains the following coding sequences:
- a CDS encoding DUF1467 family protein, which produces MSWISLTAVFFILWWLMLFVSLPFGLRTQDDEQEVVLGTTSSAPKGPHMLRALIRTTLLTLVVFGAFYVVTRVLGYSFDDIPRVVPDFG; this is translated from the coding sequence ATGAGCTGGATTTCGCTCACCGCTGTTTTTTTCATCTTGTGGTGGCTGATGCTCTTCGTGTCGCTGCCGTTCGGCCTGCGCACTCAGGACGACGAGCAGGAGGTGGTGCTGGGCACCACGTCCAGCGCACCGAAGGGCCCGCATATGCTGCGCGCCTTGATCCGCACCACGCTGCTGACGCTGGTCGTTTTCGGTGCATTCTATGTGGTCACGCGTGTGCTGGGATACTCTTTCGACGACATCCCGAGAGTCGTGCCCGATTTCGGCTGA
- a CDS encoding lipoprotein-releasing ABC transporter permease subunit translates to MSKAETANGGIKPFSHFERLVAWRYLRSRRKETVVSVIALISFLGIMLGVATLIVVMAVMNGFRSELLTRILGVNGHVVVQPVDSPLSDYDAVAGRIAGVPGVRMAMPIVEGQVLASGRSGAGTGALVRGVRAEDLTEIGLVADNIRAGSLVDFAAGQGVAIGSRMAQNLGLALGDSITLIAPEGDVTPFGTTPRVKGYPVTAIFEIGMSEYDASIVFMPLEEAQLFFNVEGLAQFLEVFVDHPDNVDSLRPLIEEAARRPVSITDWRQRNQVLFSALEVERNVMFMILTMIVLVAALNIISGMIMLVKDKGHDIAILRTMGATSGAIMRIFLMAGASIGVAGTLAGFILGTLLCLNVESIREFFTWLSGTVIFDPEVYFLSQLPADMESGETISVVLMALVLSFLATLFPAWRASRLDPVDALRYE, encoded by the coding sequence ATGAGCAAGGCCGAGACGGCAAACGGGGGCATCAAACCCTTCTCCCATTTCGAGCGCCTGGTCGCCTGGCGCTACCTGCGTTCGCGCCGCAAGGAGACCGTCGTCTCCGTGATCGCCCTGATCTCCTTTCTCGGCATCATGCTGGGGGTGGCGACGCTCATCGTCGTGATGGCGGTGATGAACGGGTTCCGCAGCGAGCTTCTCACGCGCATCCTCGGCGTCAACGGCCATGTCGTGGTCCAGCCGGTGGATTCGCCACTCAGCGATTACGATGCCGTCGCAGGACGGATCGCCGGTGTGCCGGGCGTGCGCATGGCGATGCCGATCGTGGAGGGGCAGGTGCTCGCCTCCGGGCGCAGCGGGGCCGGCACGGGCGCGCTGGTGCGCGGCGTGCGCGCGGAGGACCTGACCGAGATCGGGCTCGTGGCGGACAATATCCGCGCGGGATCCCTGGTCGATTTCGCGGCCGGGCAGGGGGTGGCGATCGGTTCGCGCATGGCGCAGAATCTGGGCCTTGCGCTTGGCGACTCCATCACGCTCATAGCGCCGGAAGGGGACGTGACGCCCTTCGGCACCACGCCCCGCGTGAAAGGCTATCCGGTGACGGCCATCTTTGAGATCGGCATGTCGGAATATGATGCGTCGATCGTCTTCATGCCGCTGGAGGAGGCCCAGCTCTTCTTCAATGTCGAGGGATTGGCACAGTTCCTGGAGGTCTTTGTCGACCATCCCGACAATGTGGATTCGCTGCGCCCACTGATCGAGGAGGCCGCGCGGCGCCCGGTCTCGATCACCGACTGGCGCCAGCGCAACCAGGTGCTTTTCTCCGCGCTCGAGGTGGAGCGCAACGTCATGTTCATGATCCTGACCATGATCGTGCTCGTGGCTGCCCTCAACATCATTTCCGGCATGATCATGCTGGTGAAGGACAAGGGCCACGATATCGCGATCCTGCGCACCATGGGCGCGACCAGCGGGGCGATCATGCGCATCTTCCTCATGGCTGGCGCGTCGATCGGCGTGGCGGGCACGCTGGCGGGCTTCATCCTGGGCACGCTGCTTTGCCTCAACGTGGAATCGATCCGCGAGTTCTTCACCTGGCTTTCCGGCACGGTGATTTTCGATCCCGAAGTCTATTTCCTGAGCCAGCTTCCGGCCGACATGGAGAGTGGCGAGACCATCTCCGTGGTGCTGATGGCGCTTGTCCTTTCTTTCCTTGCAACCCTTTTCCCGGCCTGGCGCGCCTCGCGCCTCGATCCGGTGGACGCATTGAGATACGAATAG
- a CDS encoding NADH-quinone oxidoreductase subunit M — protein sequence MTDWPILSTVTFLPLVGAFLILLIRDDGASARRNIRNVALLTTVFTFVLSLFIWLGFDYSVPGFQMVEKRDWLDSGISYHMGVDGISMLFVILTTFLMPFCILASWEAIDSRVKEYMIAFLILETLMIGVFCALDIVLFYVFFEAGLIPMFIIIGVWGGKRRVYASFKFFLYTLAGSVLMLLAMMAMFWQAGTTDIPTLLTHAFPVQMQYWLWMAFFASFAVKMPMWPVHTWLPDAHVEAPTAGSVILAGILLKMGGYGFLRFSLPMFPEASAAFAPFIFTLSVVAIIYTSLVAMMQEDIKKLIAYSSVAHMGFVTMGIFAMNEQGVQGAIFQMLSHGLVSGALFLCVGVVYDRMHTREIAAYGGLVNNMPKYAVAFMVFTMANVGLPGTSGFVGEFLTLLAVFQVNTWVAFFATTGVILSAAYALWLYRRVIFGALTKESLKGLTDLSLREKTILYPLVALVIFFGVYPAALLDTTTASVGALLDHVSASLQTATAAAN from the coding sequence ATGACCGATTGGCCCATTCTTTCCACGGTCACCTTCCTGCCGCTCGTCGGCGCGTTCCTGATCCTGCTCATCCGGGACGACGGGGCGAGCGCGCGCCGCAACATCCGCAATGTGGCGCTGCTGACCACGGTCTTCACCTTCGTCCTCTCGCTCTTCATCTGGCTCGGCTTCGATTATTCGGTGCCCGGCTTCCAGATGGTGGAGAAGCGGGACTGGCTCGACTCCGGCATCTCCTACCACATGGGCGTCGACGGCATCTCGATGCTGTTCGTGATCCTCACGACCTTCCTGATGCCGTTCTGCATCCTGGCGAGCTGGGAAGCGATCGACAGCCGCGTCAAGGAGTACATGATCGCGTTCCTGATCCTGGAAACGCTGATGATCGGCGTTTTCTGCGCGCTGGACATCGTGCTCTTCTACGTCTTCTTCGAGGCGGGCCTCATCCCGATGTTCATCATCATCGGCGTGTGGGGCGGCAAGCGCCGCGTCTATGCGAGCTTCAAGTTCTTCCTCTACACGCTCGCCGGCTCGGTGCTCATGCTTCTGGCCATGATGGCCATGTTCTGGCAGGCCGGCACGACGGATATCCCGACGCTGCTCACGCACGCCTTCCCGGTGCAGATGCAGTATTGGCTATGGATGGCGTTCTTCGCTTCGTTCGCGGTGAAGATGCCGATGTGGCCGGTGCATACCTGGCTGCCCGACGCCCATGTGGAGGCGCCGACGGCGGGCTCCGTGATCCTGGCCGGCATCCTCCTGAAGATGGGCGGCTACGGATTCCTGCGCTTCTCTCTGCCGATGTTTCCCGAGGCGTCCGCGGCCTTCGCGCCCTTCATCTTCACGCTTTCGGTCGTCGCGATCATCTACACCTCGCTGGTGGCGATGATGCAGGAGGACATCAAGAAGCTCATCGCCTATTCCTCCGTCGCCCATATGGGCTTCGTGACGATGGGCATATTCGCCATGAACGAGCAGGGCGTGCAGGGCGCCATCTTCCAGATGCTCAGCCACGGCCTGGTCTCGGGCGCGCTCTTCCTCTGCGTCGGCGTGGTCTATGACCGCATGCACACCCGCGAGATCGCGGCCTATGGCGGCCTCGTGAACAACATGCCGAAATATGCGGTGGCCTTCATGGTCTTCACCATGGCCAATGTGGGCCTGCCCGGAACGAGCGGATTCGTGGGCGAGTTCCTGACGCTGCTCGCCGTCTTCCAGGTCAACACCTGGGTCGCCTTCTTCGCCACCACGGGCGTGATCCTCTCGGCGGCCTACGCGCTGTGGCTCTACCGCCGCGTGATCTTCGGGGCACTCACCAAGGAGAGCCTGAAGGGCCTGACGGATCTGTCCCTGCGCGAGAAGACGATCCTCTATCCCCTGGTGGCGCTCGTCATCTTTTTCGGCGTCTATCCGGCAGCACTCCTCGATACGACCACGGCTTCCGTCGGCGCGCTCCTCGACCATGTGAGCGCATCGCTCCAGACCGCGACCGCGGCCGCCAATTGA
- the proS gene encoding proline--tRNA ligase produces the protein MRLSRFFLPILKENPREAEIVSHRLMLRAGMIRQQGAGSFSWLPLGKRVLDKVCQIIREEQNRAGAQEILMPTIQSADLWIESGRYNDYGKEMLRIRDRQDRAMLYGPTNEEMVTDIFRAYVKSYKDLPLNLYHIQWKFRDEVRPRFGVMRSREFLMKDAYSFDLDYEGAKAAYNRMFVAYLRTFTRMGLNAIPMRADTGPIGGDLSHEFIILASTGESAVFCDRAFLDLPVPPADIDFTSDAEIGGVVARWTAPYAATDEMHDEAAWEKVPEEKRLAARGIEVGHIFHFGTKYSTPMKATVTGPDGQEHFVSMGSYGIGPSRLTAAIIEASHDENGIIWPESVAPFEIALVNMKAGDSDCDRVCEEIYAGLQAAGREVLYDDTDQRAGAKFATADLIGLPWQVIVGPRGVAAGEVELKNRATGERQTVPVSAIAERFGVNR, from the coding sequence ATGCGACTGTCGCGTTTCTTCCTGCCCATCCTGAAGGAGAATCCCCGTGAGGCGGAGATCGTCTCGCACCGGCTGATGCTGCGTGCCGGCATGATCCGCCAGCAGGGAGCAGGGAGCTTTTCCTGGCTGCCGCTGGGCAAGCGCGTTCTCGACAAGGTCTGCCAGATCATTCGCGAAGAGCAGAACCGTGCGGGCGCGCAGGAGATCCTGATGCCCACCATCCAGTCCGCCGATCTGTGGATCGAGAGCGGGCGCTACAACGATTATGGGAAGGAGATGCTGCGCATTCGCGACCGGCAGGACCGTGCGATGCTCTACGGGCCGACCAATGAGGAGATGGTGACGGACATCTTCCGCGCCTATGTGAAATCCTACAAGGACCTGCCGCTCAATCTCTACCACATCCAGTGGAAGTTCCGGGACGAGGTGCGGCCGCGCTTCGGCGTCATGCGCAGCAGAGAATTCCTGATGAAGGACGCCTACAGCTTCGATCTCGATTACGAGGGCGCCAAGGCTGCCTATAATCGCATGTTCGTCGCCTATCTCAGGACCTTCACGCGGATGGGGCTGAACGCGATCCCGATGCGCGCCGACACGGGCCCGATCGGCGGCGATCTGAGCCACGAGTTCATCATCCTGGCTTCCACCGGCGAAAGCGCGGTGTTCTGCGACCGGGCGTTCCTGGATCTGCCGGTGCCGCCGGCCGATATCGACTTCACCAGCGATGCGGAAATCGGCGGGGTGGTCGCCCGGTGGACCGCGCCCTATGCCGCCACCGACGAGATGCACGACGAAGCCGCCTGGGAAAAGGTGCCGGAGGAGAAGCGCCTCGCCGCGCGCGGCATCGAGGTCGGCCACATCTTCCATTTCGGCACCAAATATTCGACGCCGATGAAGGCGACGGTGACGGGACCGGACGGGCAGGAGCATTTCGTCTCCATGGGCTCCTACGGCATCGGCCCGAGCCGGCTGACCGCGGCGATCATCGAGGCGAGCCATGACGAGAACGGCATCATCTGGCCCGAGAGCGTGGCGCCGTTCGAGATCGCCCTCGTCAATATGAAAGCGGGCGATTCCGACTGCGACCGCGTCTGCGAGGAGATCTATGCCGGACTGCAGGCGGCGGGCCGGGAGGTGCTCTATGACGACACGGACCAGCGCGCCGGCGCCAAGTTCGCCACCGCGGACCTCATCGGCCTGCCGTGGCAGGTGATCGTGGGACCGCGCGGGGTCGCAGCCGGGGAGGTGGAGCTCAAGAACCGCGCAACGGGCGAGCGGCAGACCGTGCCCGTCTCGGCGATAGCGGAGCGGTTCGGCGTGAATCGATGA
- a CDS encoding VOC family protein has product MKVKRIVANIATPEMDAARRFYVDVLGLDVLMDHGWITTYGSNENMRVQISFASEGGSGTSVPDLSIEVDNLDAALERVGEAGLPVEYGPATEPWGVRRFYVRDPFGRLVNILTHIG; this is encoded by the coding sequence ATGAAGGTCAAGCGGATTGTCGCCAATATCGCAACGCCGGAGATGGACGCAGCCAGGCGATTCTATGTCGATGTGCTCGGCCTTGACGTGCTGATGGATCACGGCTGGATCACCACCTACGGCTCGAACGAGAACATGCGGGTGCAGATCAGCTTCGCCTCGGAGGGAGGCTCAGGCACCTCCGTCCCGGATTTGTCCATCGAAGTAGACAACCTGGATGCGGCGCTGGAGCGGGTCGGGGAGGCTGGGCTCCCGGTCGAATACGGACCGGCCACGGAGCCCTGGGGCGTGCGCCGCTTCTATGTGCGCGATCCCTTCGGCAGGCTCGTCAATATCCTCACCCACATAGGGTGA
- a CDS encoding ribonuclease J encodes MNFGLYGYGPPEKRRWIVVDCGVTFPGENLPGADLVLPDTRFIEEQLDNLAGIVITHAHEDHYGALLDLWPRLKANVWMTPFTAGLLEAKRQGEANAPKVPVTIYRAGETFTVGPFTIEAVAVAHSIPEPVSLAITTPAGTVIHTGDWKIDPAPSLGPKTDEARFRALGEKGVLALVCDSTNAMREGISPSEQEVGQGLREVIEKAPGRVAVTTFSSNVGRIRSIAEAARDAGRQVLVLGRSLQRVIDVAAELGYLDGLPPFLSEEDFGYIPRENAVILCTGSQGEARAALAKLARDEMRNVALAPGDTVVFSSRTIPGNEKAILTIKNQLIDQGVHIVEDGGALVHVSGHPRRNELKQMYEWVKPRILVPVHGEAAHLVAQGSLGALSGIPEVVQIRNGDMLRLAPGAAEIIDQVPFGRIYKDGKVIGTDEEVGIRERRKLSFAGHVAVNVVLDDRYDLAGDPDLVAIGLPQGDFSGEPLEEIMIDAAVGAVRSIPRGNRRDLDLVGEAVRRAVRSAANDVWGKKPIVTVFVTQ; translated from the coding sequence ATGAATTTCGGCCTTTACGGCTATGGTCCGCCTGAAAAGCGCCGCTGGATCGTGGTCGACTGCGGTGTCACCTTTCCGGGCGAGAACCTGCCAGGTGCCGACCTCGTGCTGCCGGACACGCGCTTCATCGAGGAGCAGCTGGACAATCTCGCGGGCATCGTCATCACCCATGCGCATGAGGACCACTACGGAGCGCTTCTGGACCTGTGGCCGCGGCTCAAGGCCAATGTGTGGATGACGCCCTTCACCGCCGGCCTGCTCGAGGCAAAGCGGCAAGGGGAGGCGAACGCGCCCAAGGTCCCCGTAACGATCTACCGGGCAGGTGAGACCTTCACCGTCGGCCCCTTCACGATCGAGGCCGTCGCCGTTGCCCACTCCATTCCCGAGCCCGTGTCGCTCGCGATAACCACGCCGGCGGGCACGGTCATCCACACCGGCGACTGGAAGATCGACCCGGCGCCGTCACTCGGGCCGAAGACGGACGAGGCCCGTTTCCGTGCGCTCGGCGAAAAGGGCGTGCTGGCGCTCGTCTGCGATTCCACCAATGCGATGCGCGAGGGCATCTCGCCCTCGGAGCAGGAGGTGGGCCAGGGGCTCCGGGAAGTGATCGAGAAGGCGCCGGGCCGCGTCGCCGTCACGACCTTTTCCTCCAATGTCGGCCGCATTCGATCCATCGCCGAGGCGGCGCGCGACGCGGGCCGGCAGGTGCTGGTGCTCGGCCGCTCGCTGCAGCGCGTCATCGATGTGGCCGCCGAACTCGGCTATCTCGACGGGCTTCCGCCGTTCCTCTCCGAAGAGGATTTCGGCTACATCCCGCGTGAGAACGCCGTCATCCTCTGCACGGGCAGCCAGGGCGAGGCGCGCGCGGCACTTGCCAAGCTTGCCCGCGACGAAATGCGCAATGTCGCGCTCGCCCCGGGCGACACGGTCGTCTTCTCCTCGCGCACCATTCCCGGGAACGAGAAGGCGATCCTCACGATCAAGAACCAGCTCATCGACCAGGGCGTACACATCGTCGAGGACGGCGGCGCGCTGGTCCATGTTTCCGGGCACCCCCGCCGCAACGAACTCAAGCAGATGTACGAGTGGGTGAAGCCGCGCATCCTCGTGCCGGTGCATGGGGAAGCTGCCCACCTCGTCGCCCAAGGCTCGCTGGGCGCGCTGTCCGGTATCCCGGAGGTGGTGCAGATCAGGAACGGCGACATGCTGCGCCTCGCGCCCGGCGCGGCCGAGATCATCGACCAGGTGCCTTTCGGCCGCATCTACAAGGACGGAAAGGTGATCGGCACGGACGAGGAGGTGGGCATACGCGAGCGGCGCAAGCTCTCCTTCGCCGGCCACGTCGCCGTCAATGTCGTGCTCGATGACCGCTACGATCTCGCGGGCGATCCGGATCTCGTGGCGATCGGCCTGCCCCAGGGAGATTTCTCGGGCGAGCCGTTGGAAGAGATCATGATCGATGCCGCGGTCGGCGCCGTCCGCAGCATTCCGCGCGGCAACCGCAGGGATCTCGACCTGGTTGGAGAGGCGGTGCGCCGTGCTGTCCGCTCCGCCGCGAACGATGTCTGGGGAAAGAAGCCGATCGTGACCGTCTTCGTCACCCAGTAG
- the mce gene encoding methylmalonyl-CoA epimerase has translation MLGRLNHVAIAVPDLAVATATYRDVLGARVSQAQALPEHGVTVVFVELGNTKVELLEALGENSPIAGFLEKNPAGGMHHICYEVEDITVARDRLAASGARILGDGEPKIGAHGKPVLFLHPKDFHGTLVELEQV, from the coding sequence ATGTTGGGCAGGCTCAACCATGTGGCGATCGCCGTTCCGGATCTGGCGGTTGCCACGGCCACCTACCGCGACGTGCTGGGCGCGCGCGTCTCGCAAGCACAGGCTTTGCCGGAGCACGGGGTGACGGTCGTTTTCGTCGAACTCGGCAATACCAAGGTGGAACTGCTCGAAGCGCTCGGCGAGAATTCCCCGATTGCAGGTTTCCTGGAGAAGAACCCGGCCGGCGGGATGCATCATATCTGCTACGAAGTCGAGGACATCACGGTCGCGCGAGACCGGCTCGCGGCGAGCGGCGCCCGCATTCTGGGCGACGGCGAACCGAAGATCGGCGCTCACGGCAAACCGGTTCTCTTCCTTCACCCCAAGGATTTCCACGGCACCCTGGTCGAGCTTGAACAGGTGTGA
- the nuoN gene encoding NADH-quinone oxidoreductase subunit NuoN has product MTFDLTSSLALAVPEVALAVGAMVLLMIGVFSGERANTTVTGLAVALFLAVIVWIVVFPADGWAFDGAFVSDPFSRFMKLLTLVGSAVTLVMSVGFAKAEKFDKFEYPVLIMLSTLGMMLMVSANDMISLYLGLELTSLALYVVAAINRDSVRSTEAGLKYFVLGALSSGMLLYGVSLVYGFTGNTGFEAIASVLADGERQLGLIFGLVFVLAGLAFKISAVPFHMWTPDVYEGAPTPVTAFFAAAPKMAAVALLVRVTMQAFEPIALDWQQIIVFISIASMLLGSFAAIGQRNIKRLMAYSSIGHMGFALVGLAANSPAGVRGVIIYMLIYLAMTLGTFAFILAMRRNDTNVEQIDDLAGLAAANPAMATVMTILMFSMAGIPPLAGFWAKWYVFLAAIDAGLVALAVIGVLASVVAAYYYLRIIKVMWFDETVGAFQPMAGELRFVLSLSGAFVLLYVFFGGPVGRLAEAAAMTFF; this is encoded by the coding sequence ATGACGTTTGATCTCACATCGAGCCTGGCTCTCGCGGTTCCCGAGGTGGCGCTCGCCGTGGGCGCGATGGTTCTCTTGATGATCGGTGTCTTCTCGGGCGAGAGGGCAAACACCACCGTGACCGGGCTTGCGGTGGCGCTGTTCCTGGCCGTCATCGTGTGGATCGTCGTCTTCCCCGCGGATGGCTGGGCATTCGACGGCGCCTTCGTCAGCGATCCCTTCTCGCGTTTCATGAAGCTTCTGACGCTGGTCGGCTCCGCCGTGACGCTGGTGATGTCGGTGGGATTCGCCAAGGCGGAGAAGTTCGACAAGTTCGAATATCCGGTCCTCATCATGCTCTCGACGCTGGGCATGATGCTGATGGTCTCCGCCAACGACATGATCTCGCTCTATCTCGGGCTGGAACTCACCTCCCTTGCGCTCTACGTGGTCGCCGCCATCAACCGCGACAGCGTGCGCTCGACGGAGGCGGGCCTGAAATATTTCGTGCTTGGCGCGCTCTCCTCGGGCATGCTGCTCTATGGCGTTTCGCTGGTCTACGGCTTTACCGGCAATACGGGCTTCGAAGCCATCGCCTCCGTGCTGGCGGACGGCGAGCGTCAGCTCGGCCTCATCTTCGGTCTCGTCTTCGTCCTTGCCGGCCTCGCCTTCAAGATCTCGGCCGTGCCCTTCCACATGTGGACGCCGGACGTATACGAAGGCGCGCCGACGCCGGTGACGGCCTTCTTTGCCGCAGCCCCCAAGATGGCGGCGGTGGCGCTGCTCGTCCGCGTCACGATGCAGGCCTTCGAGCCGATCGCGCTCGACTGGCAGCAGATCATCGTCTTCATCTCGATCGCCTCCATGCTGCTCGGCTCCTTCGCCGCGATCGGGCAGCGCAACATCAAGCGGCTGATGGCCTATTCCTCCATCGGCCATATGGGTTTCGCCCTGGTGGGCCTCGCCGCCAATTCGCCGGCCGGCGTGCGCGGGGTCATCATCTACATGCTCATCTATCTGGCCATGACGCTGGGCACCTTCGCCTTCATCCTGGCGATGCGCCGCAACGACACCAATGTCGAGCAGATCGACGATCTGGCCGGGCTCGCCGCCGCCAATCCCGCAATGGCCACCGTCATGACGATCCTGATGTTCTCCATGGCGGGCATTCCGCCGCTCGCGGGCTTCTGGGCCAAGTGGTACGTGTTCCTGGCGGCCATCGATGCCGGACTGGTTGCACTCGCCGTGATCGGCGTGCTCGCCTCGGTCGTGGCCGCCTATTACTATCTGCGCATCATCAAGGTGATGTGGTTCGATGAAACCGTCGGCGCTTTCCAGCCCATGGCGGGCGAGCTGCGCTTCGTGCTCTCGCTCTCGGGCGCCTTCGTGCTTCTCTACGTGTTCTTCGGCGGTCCCGTCGGCCGGCTGGCGGAAGCCGCAGCGATGACGTTCTTCTGA
- a CDS encoding ABC transporter ATP-binding protein has product MPASVLELKSVDRHYVQGPNRLTILKGADFALTSGEMVALVAPSGTGKSTLLHIAGLLEHPDGGDVIVNGQSCSGLSDDRRTAIRRGEIGFVYQFHHLLPEFTALENVMMPQLIAGLSQPEAKERAAQLLAYMKLGPRAEHRPSELSGGEQQRVAIARAVANAPLVLLADEPTGNLDPATAGYVFDALEALVRHSGLAALIATHNEELAARMDRRVTLSEGRVVDLPAG; this is encoded by the coding sequence ATGCCCGCAAGCGTTTTGGAACTGAAATCGGTCGATCGCCACTACGTCCAGGGACCGAACAGGCTCACGATCCTCAAGGGTGCCGATTTCGCCCTGACCTCCGGGGAAATGGTGGCGCTGGTGGCACCGTCCGGCACGGGCAAGTCGACGCTGCTGCACATCGCCGGCCTTCTTGAACATCCCGATGGCGGAGACGTGATCGTCAACGGACAGTCCTGCTCCGGGCTTTCCGACGACAGGCGCACGGCGATACGGCGCGGCGAGATCGGCTTCGTCTACCAGTTCCATCACCTCCTGCCGGAATTCACCGCGCTCGAGAATGTGATGATGCCGCAGCTCATCGCCGGCCTCAGCCAGCCGGAGGCGAAGGAACGCGCCGCGCAGCTTCTGGCCTACATGAAGCTGGGACCCCGCGCCGAACACAGGCCGTCCGAACTCTCGGGCGGCGAGCAACAGCGCGTGGCGATCGCCCGCGCGGTGGCGAACGCCCCCCTCGTGCTTTTGGCCGATGAGCCGACGGGAAACCTCGATCCCGCGACGGCGGGCTATGTCTTCGATGCGCTCGAAGCGCTCGTGCGCCATTCCGGCCTGGCCGCCCTCATCGCCACCCACAATGAAGAACTCGCCGCCCGGATGGACCGCCGCGTGACTCTATCCGAGGGCCGTGTGGTGGATCTCCCTGCCGGATGA
- a CDS encoding biotin--[acetyl-CoA-carboxylase] ligase, giving the protein MFALAPSALAAGYRLEAHESVGSTNALALERAAAGDDPGNLWIVSKDQTSGRGRRGRVWATPPGNLAATLLLVDRIEPGMAAILGFVAGLSLSDALRAVAPQARIGIGVDGGEERRQRSRFELKWPNDVLADGAKLAGILLESSLLGDGRFAVAVGIGVNIVVHPADLPYPATSLQALGVDCDAERLFMALSSAWVENFTLWKSPDGTAAIRERWLSQAAGLGSEVSVRADGRVVRGVFETIDELCRFVIREDDGSRLLIAAGDVHFGAVASVRA; this is encoded by the coding sequence ATGTTCGCGCTCGCGCCTTCGGCTCTTGCCGCCGGTTACCGGCTGGAGGCGCATGAGAGCGTCGGGTCGACGAATGCGCTGGCTCTCGAAAGGGCGGCCGCGGGCGACGATCCCGGAAATCTCTGGATCGTTTCGAAGGACCAGACCAGCGGGCGCGGCCGGCGCGGCCGTGTATGGGCGACCCCGCCGGGCAATCTTGCCGCCACATTGCTTCTGGTCGACCGGATCGAGCCCGGCATGGCCGCCATCCTGGGCTTCGTGGCGGGACTGTCGCTCTCGGATGCCTTGCGCGCAGTTGCCCCGCAAGCGCGCATCGGCATCGGCGTCGACGGCGGAGAGGAGCGGCGGCAGCGCAGCCGCTTCGAGCTCAAATGGCCCAATGACGTGTTGGCCGATGGAGCGAAACTCGCCGGCATCCTGCTCGAGTCCTCACTGCTGGGCGACGGCCGCTTTGCTGTCGCCGTCGGCATCGGGGTCAATATCGTCGTCCATCCGGCCGATCTGCCCTATCCGGCCACATCACTGCAGGCGCTCGGCGTGGACTGTGACGCCGAACGGCTTTTTATGGCGCTTTCATCTGCCTGGGTGGAGAATTTCACGCTCTGGAAGAGCCCGGACGGCACGGCGGCCATCCGCGAGCGCTGGCTTTCGCAGGCTGCCGGGCTCGGCTCCGAGGTTTCCGTCCGCGCGGATGGCCGCGTCGTGCGGGGCGTGTTCGAAACAATAGACGAGCTGTGCAGGTTCGTCATACGCGAGGATGATGGATCGCGGCTCCTGATCGCCGCGGGTGACGTGCATTTCGGCGCAGTGGCGTCGGTGCGCGCCTGA